From one Streptomyces sp. SCSIO 30461 genomic stretch:
- a CDS encoding helix-turn-helix transcriptional regulator, whose amino-acid sequence MAESEREERPERPVEEDGTALLFSSLGRQIKALREAAGLSQKELATATHCGESLISAMERGVRTPQPEFLLLAEPVVDARGVLKAAIPDVEKALAKARVRHPDWFRDFAGEEAKAVALHYYENQAIPGLLQTPEYARAVFTQRRPLLDEQTIEKRLVDRLSRQDVFERWPAPTMTFVLEESVLLRPIGGRAVHERQLRRLLEAGRLRTVELQIMPLGCEEHPSLDGTFTLLTPKGRGQVAYTESYGHPRLITDQDEVRVFSERYGMMRGQALAPRESLALIEKLLGER is encoded by the coding sequence ATGGCTGAATCGGAACGTGAGGAGCGGCCGGAGCGGCCCGTCGAGGAGGACGGCACAGCACTCCTGTTCAGTTCGCTGGGCAGGCAGATCAAGGCGCTGCGCGAGGCCGCCGGGCTCAGCCAGAAGGAGCTGGCCACGGCGACGCACTGCGGGGAGTCGCTGATCTCCGCGATGGAACGGGGGGTCCGCACTCCCCAGCCGGAGTTCCTGCTGCTGGCGGAGCCGGTGGTGGATGCGCGGGGAGTGCTGAAGGCCGCGATCCCGGACGTCGAGAAGGCGCTGGCGAAGGCGCGGGTACGGCACCCGGACTGGTTCCGGGACTTCGCGGGGGAGGAGGCGAAGGCCGTCGCCCTGCACTACTACGAGAACCAGGCTATCCCCGGACTGCTACAGACCCCTGAATACGCGCGGGCCGTGTTCACCCAGCGACGTCCTCTGCTCGATGAGCAGACCATCGAGAAGCGCCTGGTCGACCGGCTGTCCAGGCAGGACGTCTTCGAGCGCTGGCCCGCGCCGACCATGACCTTCGTGCTGGAAGAGTCCGTGTTGCTCCGACCGATCGGCGGGCGGGCCGTTCACGAGCGACAGTTGCGGCGGCTCCTGGAGGCCGGACGGCTGCGCACCGTGGAGCTCCAGATCATGCCGTTGGGCTGCGAGGAACACCCAAGTCTGGATGGCACGTTCACCCTGCTGACGCCCAAGGGACGGGGACAGGTGGCGTATACCGAGAGCTACGGCCACCCCAGGCTGATCACGGACCAGGATGAGGTCCGGGTCTTCAGCGAGCGCTATGGGATGATGCGGGGCCAGGCTCTCGCTCCCCGGGAGTCGCTGGCCCTGATCGAGAAGTTGCTGGGAGAGCGATGA
- a CDS encoding ATP-binding protein, protein MKAEIATLKNEFTQRLSSTRRGARLARHLAVHRLHTWGIPYGSELSDNAALIVAELAANAVTHGRVAGRDFELRLLLGSDSLRIEVADARGERTPVVAVPSAADSETGRGLLLVEALAADWGTTRRVVGKTVWAELPLS, encoded by the coding sequence ATGAAGGCCGAAATCGCCACCCTCAAGAATGAGTTCACCCAGCGTCTGAGCTCCACCCGCCGGGGCGCCCGTCTGGCCCGCCATCTGGCGGTGCACCGCTTGCACACCTGGGGCATCCCGTACGGCAGCGAACTCTCGGACAACGCGGCCCTGATCGTTGCCGAGCTCGCCGCGAACGCGGTGACCCATGGCCGCGTCGCGGGCCGCGACTTCGAGCTGCGCCTGCTGCTCGGCTCGGACAGCCTCCGCATCGAGGTCGCGGACGCCCGCGGCGAGCGCACCCCGGTGGTGGCCGTGCCGTCGGCCGCCGACTCCGAGACGGGCCGCGGCCTGCTGCTGGTGGAGGCGCTCGCGGCGGACTGGGGCACGACGCGGCGAGTCGTCGGCAAAACGGTGTGGGCCGAGCTGCCGCTGTCCTGA
- a CDS encoding cytochrome P450, which produces MTQPLIRQILDYGNRANPYPLYTKLRETPVLHDGHGTYVVSTYWEILSLFHDPRVSSDRRKRTVKDIYGLTEEGSEDSILPTPFLRLDPPEHDRLRTVTNRAFGPPHSPRRVLEMRSELEAVVSGLIDDIEDTGRIDLVEQFSYPFPVTAICRLLGVPREDETRFHTWADALAASLDPMAGEDPTERNRRTREAQLQLGGYLAELIEKRRSQPSDDMLSELANDSGTDDPLSTIEAITTAALLLIAGHETTVNLITNGMLTLLRNPQILRRLADDPRLVPRIVEELLRYEPPVQLLPNRTAVADIDIGGVTIPSGSALWVVLGSGNRDPRRFADPDRFDPERGDNQHLGFGSGLHICFGAPLARQETQLALSHLARRLHNPRLLEDPPTYRHNAVLRGPRHLIIACDDIRP; this is translated from the coding sequence ATGACGCAACCGTTGATACGGCAGATCCTCGACTATGGCAACCGAGCGAACCCCTATCCTCTGTACACCAAGCTCCGCGAGACGCCAGTGCTCCACGACGGCCACGGCACCTACGTGGTCAGCACCTACTGGGAGATCCTGAGCCTCTTCCACGACCCGAGGGTCAGCTCCGACCGGCGCAAGCGCACCGTGAAGGACATCTACGGCCTGACCGAGGAAGGCAGTGAGGACTCGATCCTGCCCACACCGTTCCTGCGCCTGGACCCTCCGGAGCACGACCGGCTGCGTACCGTCACCAACCGCGCCTTCGGGCCGCCGCACTCGCCCCGGCGCGTCCTGGAGATGCGCAGCGAACTCGAAGCGGTCGTCTCCGGCCTCATCGACGACATCGAGGACACTGGACGGATCGACCTGGTCGAACAGTTCTCGTACCCGTTCCCCGTGACCGCGATCTGCCGCCTCCTGGGCGTCCCGCGCGAGGACGAAACACGCTTCCACACATGGGCGGACGCTCTCGCGGCCAGCCTGGACCCCATGGCCGGGGAGGACCCGACGGAACGCAACCGACGAACCCGCGAGGCCCAACTGCAACTGGGTGGGTACCTCGCAGAACTCATCGAGAAGCGCCGCAGCCAGCCAAGCGACGACATGCTCTCCGAACTTGCGAACGACTCCGGGACGGATGATCCGCTGTCGACGATAGAGGCCATCACCACGGCGGCCCTGCTGCTGATCGCCGGCCACGAGACCACCGTCAACCTGATCACCAACGGGATGCTCACCCTGCTGCGCAACCCGCAGATCCTCCGGCGGCTGGCTGACGATCCCCGGCTGGTCCCGCGCATCGTGGAAGAACTGCTGCGTTACGAGCCGCCGGTGCAACTCCTCCCGAACCGCACCGCCGTGGCGGACATCGACATCGGTGGTGTCACCATCCCCAGTGGCTCCGCGCTCTGGGTGGTGTTGGGTTCCGGAAACCGGGACCCCCGGCGCTTCGCCGACCCCGACCGGTTCGACCCGGAACGCGGGGACAACCAGCACCTGGGCTTCGGCAGCGGCCTCCACATCTGTTTCGGCGCACCGCTCGCACGGCAGGAGACACAGCTCGCCCTGAGCCACTTGGCGCGCAGACTGCACAACCCCCGGCTGCTGGAAGACCCCCCGACCTATCGCCACAATGCGGTCCTGCGCGGTCCCCGGCATCTGATCATCGCCTGCGACGACATCCGGCCCTGA
- a CDS encoding putative T7SS-secreted protein, whose translation MGILDGIGEAAEGALDTVKQGVGEATNFVTDKTADGLNAVGAEGAAEGVRDFGEGVNNRLGGTVEERRLGESDDPKELVHGSAPALEERARHLLDFAKAFESVGGGMRNLTGHGWQGEAADAFRAKFDMHPKQWLKAADACEEAGKALQAYADSVVWAQAQAGIAIGMYRDAQRATEQAASAYDARVETYNRAVADYNLMALRGGDPGSKPTDPGDFTDPGVGGRQEAQEILDDARRQRTDAARDAQRKVAAGLALAPTKPDFTDRLTADLKDGAVGMHLNAAHVGGGVVNGVADMVRLARTVNPMDPYNLTHPGQYMGASSMVLAGLVGTAAHPERLPKAMIGTGWGSDPGNALGVLLSNAVGGKGVGGAAKSAVRASAKEAVTGAARSGVRTSIRDVARKTWCKTFGGDPIDMATGRMALPQTDAALPGRLPLRFSRQFESSYRAGRWFGPSWASTADQRLEIDAEGVILIGEDNSLIPFPHPAPGVPVLPLAGERHLLSIDTHGDYTLTDPVAGRVWYFAGPGGDGDGIARLEQTADRSGQWMAFGYDSEGAPTEIAHSAGYRLKLTTDGGRITALHLAGDDGPDGDGQDIELVRYAYDDRGHLSSMTNSSGLPTRFTNDGLGRITAWTDTNGSSYEYVYDDQHRCTYQTGQDGHLRNTFTYDGIDSATGLHVTARTDSLGHTTRYLIDERLMVAGEITPDGATTRTTYDDGNRPLTVTDPLGRTTSCAYDPAGRPLMIVRPDGRYTSIGYDDQGLPASVVGADGSRTHQQFDEWGNRTSVTDGTGATTLFTYDDRGHLTSVTDALGATTSVRCDTAGLPLRITDPLGAVTSYERDAFGRPVTVTDPLGAVTRLEWTVEGRLSRRTAPDGTVESWTYDGEGNCTSHTDAMGALSRFEYTHFDLMSARTGPDGVRYEFEHDTELRLRKVTNPQGLTWSYTYDPAGRLISETDFDDRVLAYRHDAAGQLSSRTTASGEVISFERDMLGRTVAKDVAGVVTAYAYDETGGLARATSPDADLTLVRDEAGRVVAETVNSRTLTYTYDRLGRRTGRVTPTGAASTWTYDAAGNRTRLTTSGRTIAFAHDDAGRETSRHIGDTLAFTNTYDPLGRLTKQELFGPTQQPIQHRTYTYRADGNLIGLDDHLNLNSSRRFDLDTAGRVTAVHAARWSETYAYDEAGNQTSATWPTSHPGQEATGPRTYAGTRIRTAGAVRYEHDAAGRVTLRQKPRLSCKPDTWRYEWDPEDRLISATTPDGTLWRYQYDALGRRIAKQRLADDRQTVVEQVTFTWDGTTLCEQTTESADLPNPVSLTWDHQGLHPLAQTERILSADTPQEAIDDRFFAIVTDLVGTPTQLIDESGNPAWRTRSTLWGTTTWAKSSTTYTPLRFPGQYFDPETGLHYNYFRHYDPETARYLSPDPLGLEPDPNPAAYVHNPHTWTDHLGLSACPPEDGATQSIWKAPQRGQGDFQEHYGYLKENFPGGPDDPYLNGLVYFAKERTIPDTKYAPFYGEGVIEIRIPKSEYEALFARYEKPYEGGPEIELEIPNTIVEELNKYPRERHR comes from the coding sequence ATGGGGATCCTGGACGGCATCGGCGAGGCGGCCGAGGGCGCCCTCGACACGGTGAAGCAAGGTGTCGGCGAGGCTACGAACTTCGTCACAGACAAGACGGCCGACGGATTGAACGCGGTCGGCGCCGAGGGCGCGGCCGAGGGAGTGCGCGACTTCGGCGAGGGTGTGAACAACCGACTCGGCGGCACCGTCGAGGAACGCCGGCTCGGCGAGAGCGACGACCCGAAGGAACTGGTCCACGGCAGCGCCCCGGCGCTGGAGGAGCGGGCCAGGCACCTGCTCGACTTCGCCAAGGCCTTCGAGAGCGTCGGCGGTGGTATGCGCAACCTGACCGGCCATGGCTGGCAGGGTGAGGCGGCTGATGCGTTCCGTGCCAAGTTCGACATGCACCCCAAGCAGTGGTTGAAGGCCGCTGACGCCTGCGAGGAAGCGGGCAAGGCGCTGCAGGCGTACGCGGACTCGGTGGTCTGGGCACAGGCTCAGGCCGGCATCGCGATCGGGATGTACAGGGACGCGCAACGCGCCACCGAGCAGGCCGCCTCGGCATACGACGCCCGGGTGGAGACCTACAACCGGGCGGTCGCCGACTACAACCTCATGGCCCTCCGGGGCGGCGACCCGGGATCGAAGCCGACCGACCCAGGAGACTTCACCGACCCGGGAGTCGGGGGCCGCCAGGAGGCCCAGGAGATCCTCGACGACGCCCGCCGCCAGCGCACCGACGCGGCGCGGGACGCCCAGCGGAAGGTGGCGGCGGGGCTGGCGCTGGCGCCGACGAAGCCGGATTTCACCGACCGGCTCACCGCCGACCTCAAAGACGGCGCGGTCGGCATGCATCTCAACGCGGCGCACGTGGGAGGTGGTGTGGTCAACGGCGTCGCGGACATGGTGCGGCTGGCCCGCACGGTCAACCCCATGGACCCCTACAACCTCACCCACCCCGGTCAGTACATGGGCGCCTCCAGCATGGTGCTGGCCGGACTCGTCGGCACGGCCGCACACCCCGAGCGGCTGCCGAAGGCGATGATCGGCACGGGCTGGGGCAGCGACCCGGGCAACGCGCTGGGTGTGCTCCTCTCGAACGCGGTCGGCGGCAAGGGCGTGGGGGGTGCTGCGAAGAGCGCGGTGCGGGCAAGCGCCAAGGAAGCGGTCACGGGCGCGGCACGCAGCGGTGTCAGGACATCGATTCGGGACGTGGCCCGCAAGACCTGGTGCAAGACCTTCGGCGGCGACCCCATCGACATGGCCACCGGCCGGATGGCACTGCCCCAGACCGATGCCGCACTGCCCGGTCGGCTCCCCTTGCGTTTCTCACGCCAGTTCGAGTCGTCGTACCGGGCCGGGCGGTGGTTCGGCCCGTCCTGGGCGTCGACGGCGGACCAGCGCCTGGAGATCGACGCCGAAGGCGTGATCCTGATCGGCGAGGACAACTCGCTGATCCCCTTCCCCCACCCTGCGCCGGGAGTGCCGGTGCTGCCCCTGGCGGGCGAACGCCACCTGCTGTCCATCGACACACACGGCGACTACACGTTGACCGATCCCGTCGCCGGCCGCGTCTGGTACTTCGCGGGGCCCGGCGGGGACGGCGACGGCATCGCGCGGCTGGAGCAGACGGCCGACCGCTCCGGGCAGTGGATGGCCTTCGGCTACGACTCCGAGGGCGCGCCGACGGAGATCGCGCACAGCGCCGGCTACCGGCTGAAGCTCACCACGGACGGGGGCCGCATCACGGCTCTCCACCTGGCGGGTGACGACGGCCCGGACGGTGACGGGCAGGACATCGAACTGGTCCGGTACGCATACGACGACCGCGGCCACCTTTCCTCGATGACGAACTCCTCGGGTCTGCCCACCCGCTTCACCAACGACGGCCTGGGCCGCATCACCGCGTGGACGGACACCAACGGCTCCTCCTACGAGTACGTCTACGACGACCAACACCGCTGCACGTACCAGACGGGCCAGGACGGCCACCTGCGGAACACGTTCACCTACGACGGCATCGACTCCGCGACCGGTCTCCACGTCACCGCCAGGACCGACTCCCTCGGCCACACCACCCGGTATCTGATCGACGAGCGGCTGATGGTGGCCGGGGAGATCACCCCGGACGGAGCGACCACCCGGACCACATACGACGACGGCAACCGCCCCCTGACGGTCACCGACCCGCTGGGTCGCACGACGAGCTGTGCCTACGACCCGGCGGGCCGCCCCCTGATGATCGTCCGCCCGGACGGCCGCTACACGAGCATCGGCTACGACGACCAGGGCCTGCCCGCGTCTGTCGTGGGCGCGGACGGCTCCCGGACCCACCAGCAGTTCGACGAGTGGGGCAACCGGACGTCGGTGACGGACGGGACGGGCGCGACCACGCTCTTCACGTACGACGATCGCGGCCATCTCACCTCGGTCACCGACGCGTTGGGAGCCACGACATCGGTCCGCTGCGATACGGCGGGTCTGCCGCTGCGCATCACGGACCCGCTGGGCGCGGTGACCTCGTACGAACGGGACGCGTTCGGCCGCCCGGTCACGGTGACCGACCCGCTGGGTGCGGTCACCCGGCTGGAATGGACGGTGGAGGGCAGACTGTCCCGCCGTACCGCTCCTGACGGGACCGTGGAGTCCTGGACGTACGACGGCGAGGGCAACTGCACCTCCCACACGGACGCGATGGGTGCGCTCTCGCGCTTCGAGTACACCCACTTCGACCTGATGTCGGCCCGCACAGGCCCGGACGGCGTGCGCTACGAGTTCGAGCATGACACCGAACTCCGCCTCCGCAAGGTCACCAACCCCCAGGGCCTCACCTGGAGCTACACCTACGACCCGGCCGGGCGCCTGATATCCGAGACGGACTTCGACGACCGCGTGCTGGCCTATCGGCACGACGCCGCGGGCCAGCTGTCCTCACGCACCACCGCCTCCGGCGAAGTGATCAGCTTCGAGCGCGACATGCTCGGCCGCACGGTGGCCAAGGACGTGGCCGGGGTGGTCACGGCATACGCCTACGACGAGACCGGGGGCCTGGCCCGGGCGACCAGCCCGGACGCGGACCTGACGCTGGTGCGCGACGAGGCCGGCCGCGTGGTCGCGGAAACGGTGAACTCCCGCACACTCACGTACACCTACGACAGGTTGGGCCGCCGGACGGGCCGAGTGACGCCCACGGGCGCGGCCAGCACCTGGACCTATGACGCGGCAGGCAACCGCACCCGACTCACCACGTCAGGCCGCACCATCGCCTTCGCCCACGACGACGCGGGCCGCGAGACATCCCGGCACATCGGCGACACCCTGGCCTTCACCAACACCTACGACCCCCTGGGCCGCCTCACCAAACAAGAACTCTTCGGCCCGACACAACAGCCCATCCAGCACCGCACCTACACCTACCGGGCCGACGGAAACCTGATCGGCCTCGACGACCACCTCAACCTCAACAGCTCACGCCGATTCGACCTGGACACGGCCGGACGAGTCACCGCCGTACACGCGGCACGCTGGTCCGAGACCTACGCCTACGACGAGGCAGGCAACCAGACCTCGGCCACCTGGCCGACCTCCCACCCGGGCCAGGAAGCCACCGGCCCCCGCACCTACGCGGGCACCCGCATCCGCACGGCAGGCGCGGTCCGCTACGAACACGACGCTGCAGGCCGCGTCACCCTCCGCCAAAAGCCCCGCCTGTCATGCAAGCCGGACACCTGGCGCTACGAATGGGACCCGGAAGACCGCCTCATCTCGGCGACCACACCGGACGGCACCCTCTGGCGCTACCAGTACGACGCCCTCGGCCGCCGCATAGCCAAGCAACGCCTCGCCGACGACCGGCAGACCGTCGTGGAACAGGTGACCTTCACCTGGGACGGCACAACACTCTGCGAACAGACCACCGAGAGCGCCGACCTCCCCAACCCGGTGTCACTGACCTGGGACCACCAAGGCCTGCACCCCCTCGCGCAGACGGAACGCATCCTGTCGGCGGACACCCCGCAGGAAGCCATCGACGACCGCTTCTTCGCCATCGTCACCGACCTCGTCGGCACCCCGACCCAACTCATCGACGAATCCGGCAACCCGGCCTGGCGCACCCGCAGCACCCTCTGGGGCACGACGACCTGGGCGAAATCCAGCACCACATACACGCCACTCCGCTTCCCCGGCCAGTACTTCGACCCCGAAACCGGGCTGCACTACAACTACTTCCGGCACTACGACCCGGAAACGGCGCGGTACCTGAGCCCGGATCCGCTCGGACTCGAACCTGACCCCAACCCTGCCGCGTACGTCCACAACCCGCACACGTGGACTGACCACCTGGGGCTTTCAGCATGCCCTCCTGAGGACGGCGCCACACAATCAATCTGGAAGGCTCCCCAGCGGGGGCAGGGCGACTTCCAAGAGCACTACGGGTACTTGAAGGAGAATTTCCCGGGCGGCCCAGATGATCCATACCTCAACGGCCTCGTATACTTTGCGAAGGAACGAACCATCCCCGATACGAAATACGCACCGTTCTACGGCGAAGGCGTCATTGAAATAAGAATCCCGAAGTCCGAGTACGAGGCACTCTTCGCTCGCTACGAAAAGCCTTACGAAGGAGGTCCAGAAATCGAACTAGAAATTCCTAATACGATCGTTGAAGAACTCAACAAGTACCCAAGGGAGCGCCATCGGTGA
- a CDS encoding SseB family protein, which yields MTEPDAPGGLRDSRAALGEFRRAEVLVPVVDGGLLSAPSGGIRWIFAFTSLETLRQFAAQRGEAVDEWVPVYGAHILDRMIPGIEGPTGVALDAGSPAGWLLPPVVGIVPDAVAVDLADPAKSAHPVDSAGPVRAEGAA from the coding sequence TTGACCGAACCGGACGCACCGGGAGGTCTCCGGGATTCGCGGGCGGCACTGGGCGAGTTCCGGCGGGCCGAGGTTCTGGTGCCGGTGGTGGACGGCGGCTTGCTGTCCGCGCCAAGCGGGGGCATTCGCTGGATATTCGCGTTCACGAGTCTGGAGACTCTGCGGCAATTCGCCGCGCAGCGCGGCGAGGCCGTCGACGAGTGGGTGCCGGTCTATGGCGCGCACATACTCGACCGGATGATCCCTGGCATCGAGGGGCCGACCGGGGTCGCGCTGGATGCGGGGAGTCCTGCGGGGTGGTTGCTGCCCCCGGTGGTGGGGATCGTGCCGGACGCGGTGGCGGTGGATCTAGCAGATCCAGCCAAGTCAGCCCACCCGGTTGACTCGGCCGGCCCGGTGCGCGCGGAGGGAGCCGCGTGA
- a CDS encoding bifunctional FO biosynthesis protein CofGH translates to MTAHQPGRPTENAMRRALKRARDGVALDVTEAAVLLQARGADLDDLCASAARVRDAGLEAAGRPGVITYSKSVFIPLTRLCRDKCHYCTFATVPGKLRRARAAEGAPPRRSLGAFMSPDEVLDITRRGAALGCKEALITLGDKPEDRWPEAREWLEAEGYDDTIAYVRAMAIRILEETGLLPHLNPGVMSWTDFQRLKPVAPSMGMMLETTAERLWSEPGGPHYGSPDKEPAVRLRVLEDAGRSSVPFTSGLLIGIGENYEERADSLFALRRVARAYHGIQELIIQNFRAKPDTAMRGMPDAELDDLIATIAVARHIMGPSGCIQAPPNLVDEEYGRLIAAGIDDWGGVSPLTPDHVNPERPWPQIDTLAERSAASGFRLRERLAVYPEFVRRGEPWLDPRLLPHVRALADPETGLADESAMPSGRPWQEPEEAFTPSGRTDLHHTIDTEGRTGDRRDDFDEVYGDWEALREAAAPGMVPSRIDTDVRAALATAADDPTRLTDAEALALLHADGPALDALTRIADDVRRAVVGDDVTYIVTRNINFTNVCYTGCRFCAFAQRRTDADAYTLSLSQVADRAQQAWDVGAVEVCMQGGIHPDLPGTAYFDIARAVKERVPGMHVHAFSPMEVVNGATRTGLSIREWLTAAKEAGLDSIPGTAAEILDDEVRWVLTKGKLPTATWIEVISTAHELGIRSSSTMMYGHVDQPRHWLGHLRTLARVQQETGGFTEFVTLPFIHTNAPVYLAGIARPGPTTRDNRAVTAMARLLLHPHIANIQTSWVKLGAEGAAEMLRSGANDLGGTLMEETISRMAGSGYGSYRSVKDLTAIAEAAGRPAKPRTTLYGEVSRERIAAAEASDGHLPELLPVLTD, encoded by the coding sequence ATGACTGCTCACCAGCCCGGACGTCCCACCGAGAACGCGATGCGGCGCGCCCTCAAGCGAGCACGCGACGGCGTGGCGCTCGATGTCACTGAGGCCGCTGTGCTGTTGCAGGCGCGCGGGGCGGATCTCGACGACCTGTGCGCCTCCGCCGCCCGGGTGCGGGACGCCGGTCTGGAGGCGGCGGGCCGGCCAGGGGTCATCACCTACTCCAAGAGCGTGTTCATCCCGCTCACCCGGCTCTGCCGCGACAAATGCCACTACTGCACCTTCGCCACCGTGCCGGGCAAGCTGCGCCGCGCGCGGGCTGCGGAGGGGGCACCTCCCAGGCGGAGCCTGGGGGCGTTCATGTCGCCGGACGAGGTGCTGGACATCACCCGCCGGGGCGCCGCGCTGGGCTGCAAGGAAGCGTTGATCACCCTCGGGGACAAGCCCGAGGACCGCTGGCCCGAGGCGCGCGAGTGGCTGGAGGCCGAGGGATACGACGACACCATCGCGTACGTACGGGCGATGGCGATCCGCATCCTGGAGGAGACCGGGCTGCTGCCCCACCTCAACCCCGGGGTGATGAGCTGGACCGACTTCCAGCGGCTCAAGCCGGTCGCGCCGTCGATGGGGATGATGCTGGAGACCACGGCCGAGCGGCTGTGGAGCGAGCCGGGCGGTCCGCACTACGGCTCGCCCGACAAGGAGCCCGCGGTGCGGCTGCGGGTGCTGGAGGACGCGGGGCGCAGCTCGGTGCCGTTCACCAGCGGGCTGCTCATCGGGATCGGCGAGAACTACGAGGAGCGCGCCGACTCGCTGTTCGCGCTGCGCCGCGTGGCACGCGCGTACCACGGCATCCAGGAGCTGATCATCCAGAACTTCCGCGCCAAGCCGGACACGGCGATGCGCGGGATGCCGGACGCCGAGTTGGACGACCTGATCGCCACGATCGCGGTGGCGCGGCACATCATGGGCCCTTCGGGCTGCATCCAGGCGCCGCCGAATCTGGTGGACGAGGAGTACGGGCGGCTGATCGCGGCCGGGATCGACGACTGGGGCGGGGTGTCGCCGCTGACTCCCGACCACGTCAACCCGGAGCGGCCCTGGCCGCAGATCGACACCCTCGCCGAGCGTTCCGCGGCATCCGGCTTCCGGCTCCGGGAACGGCTGGCGGTCTACCCGGAGTTCGTGCGGCGCGGTGAGCCCTGGCTGGATCCGCGGCTGCTGCCGCATGTACGGGCGCTGGCCGACCCGGAGACGGGGCTCGCCGACGAGAGTGCGATGCCCTCCGGGCGGCCCTGGCAGGAGCCCGAGGAGGCCTTCACCCCCTCAGGCCGTACCGACCTGCATCACACCATCGACACCGAAGGGCGTACCGGCGACCGGCGGGACGATTTCGACGAGGTGTACGGGGACTGGGAGGCGCTGCGCGAGGCTGCGGCGCCCGGCATGGTGCCGTCCCGGATCGACACCGACGTACGCGCCGCCCTCGCGACGGCGGCCGACGACCCGACCAGGCTGACCGACGCGGAGGCGCTGGCGCTGCTGCACGCGGACGGTCCCGCGCTGGACGCGCTGACCCGTATCGCGGACGACGTGCGCAGGGCCGTCGTCGGCGACGACGTGACGTACATCGTCACCCGCAACATCAACTTCACCAACGTCTGCTACACCGGCTGCCGTTTCTGCGCCTTCGCGCAGCGCCGCACCGACGCCGACGCCTACACACTGTCGCTGAGCCAGGTCGCGGACCGGGCGCAGCAGGCCTGGGACGTCGGCGCCGTCGAGGTGTGCATGCAGGGCGGAATCCATCCGGACCTGCCGGGGACGGCCTACTTCGACATCGCGCGGGCGGTGAAGGAACGCGTACCGGGGATGCACGTCCATGCCTTCTCGCCGATGGAGGTGGTCAACGGCGCCACCAGGACCGGGCTGTCGATCCGCGAGTGGCTGACGGCCGCGAAGGAGGCCGGTCTCGACTCGATCCCGGGGACGGCCGCCGAGATCCTCGATGACGAGGTGCGTTGGGTGCTGACCAAGGGCAAGCTGCCCACGGCCACCTGGATCGAGGTCATCAGCACGGCACATGAGCTGGGCATCCGCTCCAGCTCGACCATGATGTACGGACATGTCGACCAGCCCCGGCACTGGCTCGGGCACTTGCGTACGCTCGCCCGTGTTCAGCAGGAGACGGGCGGTTTCACCGAGTTCGTGACCCTGCCGTTCATCCATACCAACGCGCCGGTCTACCTCGCGGGGATCGCCCGGCCGGGCCCGACCACCCGCGACAACCGGGCCGTGACGGCGATGGCCCGGCTACTGCTACACCCGCATATCGCCAATATCCAAACAAGTTGGGTCAAGTTGGGTGCAGAGGGTGCCGCGGAGATGCTCCGCTCCGGCGCGAACGACCTGGGCGGCACCCTGATGGAAGAGACCATCTCGCGGATGGCCGGCTCCGGATACGGCTCGTACCGCTCGGTCAAGGACCTGACCGCGATCGCGGAGGCGGCCGGGCGCCCGGCGAAGCCGCGGACGACGCTGTACGGCGAGGTGTCGCGGGAGCGGATCGCGGCGGCGGAGGCGTCGGACGGCCACCTGCCGGAGCTGCTGCCGGTGCTCACGGACTGA